From the Caballeronia sp. NK8 genome, one window contains:
- a CDS encoding ABC transporter ATP-binding protein produces MASLSIRDVYKTYPNGVPVLKGVNIDIEDGQFLILVGGSGCGKSTLLNMIAGLETVTRGDIMIDGKTVNDLSPKDRDIAMVFQSYALYPSMSVRENISFGLNIRKVPKDEQKKIVDRVSETLQIGHLLDRKPGQLSGGQRQRVAMGRALARDPVMFLFDEPLSNLDAKLRIEMRSEIKLLHQRLGTTIVYVTHDQIEAMTLGDRIAVMKDGIVQQFGAPQEIYDSPSNLFVAGFIGAPPMNFIAGKLVEAGSGVGLQLDTGIAQKVLNLPFDAGRLRGKVGQDVILGLRPERITDSRSAHDVSDTSLQPVDVRVDVIEPTGPDTLVFAQVNGKRIVSRVHPASNPQPMSNMTLLFDVSKAVLFDPQTEERLA; encoded by the coding sequence ATGGCAAGCCTTTCCATCCGTGACGTGTACAAGACCTACCCGAACGGGGTGCCGGTTCTCAAGGGCGTCAACATCGACATCGAGGACGGTCAGTTCCTGATCCTCGTCGGCGGCTCGGGCTGCGGCAAATCGACCTTGCTCAACATGATCGCGGGTCTCGAGACCGTGACGCGCGGCGACATCATGATCGACGGCAAGACGGTCAACGACCTCTCGCCGAAGGACCGCGACATCGCGATGGTGTTCCAGTCCTACGCGCTCTACCCTTCGATGAGCGTGCGCGAGAACATCTCGTTCGGCCTCAATATCCGCAAGGTGCCGAAGGACGAGCAGAAGAAGATCGTCGATCGCGTGTCGGAGACGCTGCAGATCGGCCATCTGCTCGATCGCAAGCCGGGGCAGCTGTCGGGCGGTCAGCGTCAGCGCGTCGCGATGGGCCGTGCGCTCGCGCGCGATCCGGTGATGTTCCTGTTCGACGAGCCGCTCTCCAACCTCGATGCGAAGCTGCGTATCGAGATGCGCTCGGAAATCAAGCTGCTGCATCAGCGTCTGGGCACGACGATCGTCTACGTGACGCACGACCAGATCGAAGCGATGACGCTCGGCGACCGCATCGCGGTGATGAAGGACGGCATCGTGCAGCAGTTCGGCGCGCCGCAGGAAATCTACGATTCGCCTTCCAATCTGTTCGTCGCGGGCTTCATTGGCGCGCCGCCGATGAACTTCATCGCCGGCAAGCTGGTGGAGGCGGGCTCGGGCGTCGGTTTGCAGCTCGATACGGGCATCGCGCAGAAGGTGCTGAATCTGCCGTTCGATGCGGGCCGGTTGCGCGGCAAGGTCGGGCAGGACGTGATTCTCGGGTTGCGCCCCGAGCGCATCACCGACTCGCGCAGCGCGCACGATGTGTCGGATACGAGCCTGCAACCGGTCGATGTGCGCGTCGACGTGATCGAACCGACGGGGCCGGACACGCTGGTGTTCGCGCAGGTGAACGGCAAGCGCATCGTGTCGCGTGTGCACCCGGCGTCGAATCCGCAGCCGATGTCGAACATGACGCTGTTATTCGATGTGTCGAAGGCGGTGTTGTTCGATCCGCAGACGGAGGAGCGGCTGGCTTGA